Below is a window of Chloroflexota bacterium DNA.
TGCCGACGAGGATGGGGCGGCCCTCCTGGTGGATCTCCTTGATATTCTCCACGATGGCCTTCCACTTGCCCTCATGCGACCGGTAAATGAGGTCCGTGTTGTCCTCCCGCACGCGTTCCTTGTTGGGCGGGATGACCACGACATCGAGGCGGTAGATGCGCATGAGCTCCTCGGACTCGGTCATGGCGGTGCCCGTCATGCCGGCGAGCTTCTCATACATACGGAAGTAGTTCTGCAGCGTGATGGTGGCGTAGGTAATGCTCTCCTGCTGCACCCGCAGGTCCTCCTTGGCCTCCAGCGCCTGGTGCAGACCGTCCGAGTACCGGCGCCCATACATCTTGCGGCCGGTGAACTCGTCTACGATGACGATCTCGCCGTTCTCTACGAGGTATTCCTTGTCCTTCTGAAAGAGCACCATGGCCTTCACGGCGTTCTCAACGTAGTGGGTCATGTAGTAATTGGCGGGGTCGTACAGGTTGCCGATGTTGAGGGAGCGTTCCACCTTCGCGATGCCGTCTTCCGTCAGCGAGACGGTGCGGTGCTTTTCATCGATAGTGAAGTCATCCTCCCGCTCCAGCCGGGGAGCGATGCGGGCCATGGTGGCGTAGGTCTTCGTGGCCTCCTGCGCCGGGCCGCTGATGATGAGGGGCGTGCGGGCCTCGTCGATGAGGATGTTGTCAACCTCGTCGACGATGGCGTAGTGGTGGCCGCGCTGCACCTGTTGGGACTTGTCGACGGCCATGTTGTCGCGGAGGTAATCGAAGCCGAACTCGTGGTTGGTGCCATACGTTATGTCAGCATCGTAGGCCTCACGGCGGGAAATCAGGCGCAGCGCGTTGAGCCCAGGGTTGTCCGAGTGCACGCCGGGGTCGAGGACGTAGGCGAGCTCGTGCTGCAGGCAGGCGACGCTCATGCCGAGGCCGTGGTAGACGGGCCCCATCCACTGGGTGTCGCGCTTGGCGAGGTAGTCGTTGACGGTGATGACGTGGACACCGTTGCCGGTGAGGGCGTTGAGGTAGGCGGCGAGGGTGGCGACGAGGGTCTTGCCCTCGCCGGTGCCCATCTCGGCGATCTTGCCCTCATGGAGGACCATGCCGCCGATGAGCTGAACGTCGAAATGGCGCATGCCGGTCGAGCGGCGGGCCGACTCGCGGACGGCGGCAAAGACCTCCGGCAGGAGGTCTTCGAGGTCCTCGCCCGCGTCCAGTCTCGCGCGGAAGCGGGCGGTGCTGCCAGCGAGTTCCTCGCCGGTGGCCGCCTGTACGCGGGATTCAAGGGCGTTTATGTCCTCTACCACCGGCCAGCGCTTCTTGACGGGCGCTTCCGGGTCACCCTTGAATATCTTTCCGAGCATTCCAACCATGCAACAGTCCCCTTATGCCAACTTGTTCCGCCTGAGTCCGTACAAGTCCAGTATAACGCGGCTCCGGCGGCTAGTCAGAGAAGAGCTCACCAACAGAGCGGCCCTCGTGGATGCGGCAGATTGCCTCACCCAGCAGGCTCGCCACGGACAACACCTTGATCTTGGGAACGTTGGTGGAACAGGCGGTCGGCAGCGTGTCCGTCACCACCATTTCCCTGATGCCCATGCCGTTTATCCTGTCGACGGCCGGCGACGTGAACACCCCGTGGGTGGAGCAGGAGTAGACCTCCCTGGCGCCGGCGTCCAAGGCGGCATTGACCGCGAGTTGCAGCGAGCCGCCCGTGCCCGTCTCATCGTCAAAGGTGATGGCCGTCCTGCCCCTCACATCTCCTATAACGTTCATGACCTCAGTATGGTCATGGTTGTCCAGCCGACGCTTCTCGATGATGGCCAGCGGCGCACCCAGCTTCGTCGCCATGTCGCGCGCCCGCTTGCTGATGCCGATGTCGACCGCGACCACCACCGGGTCCTCCAGATCCTTGCGACGGAAGTAGTCGGTGAGGAGCGGCAGGGCCGTCAGCTCGTCCACGGGGATGTTGAAGAAGCCCTGGATCTGGCCCGCGTGCATGTCCACCGTCACCACCCGGTTCGCGCCGGCGACGGTGAGCAGGTCGGCCAGCAACCGCGCGGTGATGGGCACGCGGGGCTGGTCCTTCTTGTCGGTGCGGCCGTAGGCGTAGTAGGGGATGACGGCCGTGATACGGCCCGCAGATGCTCGCTTGGCCGCGTCGATCATGATGAGGAGCTCCATGATCGTGTCGTTTACGGGGTAGGAAAACGGTTGGATGATGAAGACGTCCTGCTGCCTGATGTTCTCCTCGTACTGCACAAACGTGTTGTCATTGGAGAACTTGGTGACGCGGGCCCTGCCCAGCGGCATTTCCACATATTCGCAGACGTCTTCGGCCAAGGACGTGTGCGAGTTGCCGCTGAAGATCTTCATCTCCTCCAAATACGGCATGCCATCTCCTCCAATCTATTCGGGAAGCTAGCGCGCCGCGGCAGCCCGTACCGCGGCCAATGTCACAGCCACGCCAATTATAGCATGGGCCTATGCTCGATAAACCCCAAAATCGGCACCGTCAGGCGCCCTCGACGGTAAGGACGCGGCGCGGAGGGGACAGGTTCCCATCGCAAGGCCGTATCTGATACAATGCCTTGGCTTTTCTGCACTAACCCCCCATTCTAGGAGCCTTGGAGGAGGAATGCCTGCCTACGCGGTAATTGGTGGCCAGTGGGGCGACGAGGGCAAGGGGAAGGTCATCGACTACCTTTGCGACAACGTCACCATGGTGGCCCGCTACTCCGGCGGAAACAACGCCGGCCATACGGTCCTGAACGCGGCGGGTGAGTTCAAGTTCCACCTCATGCCCTCAGGAGTCATCTGGCCACAGGTCACCCCGGTCATCGGCAACGGGGTGGTTGTCGACCCCGACGTGCTCATCGAGGAGATCAACGACCTGCGCGCCAGGGGCATCGACGTCAGCAAGCTGCAGGTCAGCGACCGGGCGCAC
It encodes the following:
- the secA gene encoding preprotein translocase subunit SecA yields the protein MLGKIFKGDPEAPVKKRWPVVEDINALESRVQAATGEELAGSTARFRARLDAGEDLEDLLPEVFAAVRESARRSTGMRHFDVQLIGGMVLHEGKIAEMGTGEGKTLVATLAAYLNALTGNGVHVITVNDYLAKRDTQWMGPVYHGLGMSVACLQHELAYVLDPGVHSDNPGLNALRLISRREAYDADITYGTNHEFGFDYLRDNMAVDKSQQVQRGHHYAIVDEVDNILIDEARTPLIISGPAQEATKTYATMARIAPRLEREDDFTIDEKHRTVSLTEDGIAKVERSLNIGNLYDPANYYMTHYVENAVKAMVLFQKDKEYLVENGEIVIVDEFTGRKMYGRRYSDGLHQALEAKEDLRVQQESITYATITLQNYFRMYEKLAGMTGTAMTESEELMRIYRLDVVVIPPNKERVREDNTDLIYRSHEGKWKAIVENIKEIHQEGRPILVGTASVESSEALDAMLRRSGIPHQVLNARNHEHEAQIVAQAGRVGAVTVSTNMAGRGTDIVLGGNPDILALDELRRAGYTSLDGAPPEVVEKARATVQHQWDQEHRRVVELGGLYVIGTEKNDARRIDNQLRGRSGRQGDPGSTRFFVSLEDDLVRRFGGDRIQSIMGMAGMTDDMPMENKMVSNALGNAQTKVEASHFEIRKRLVEYDDVINTHRKVIYEERVKVLEDADLKGNIQGMLEQELDRIVDNYVEGNDPDEWALDDMVEELRTIFPIPPHLEALSLEQLSGDEIGDAIHDYAMQLYEQREQAVGEEHMRIIERLVTLRTIDSHWVIHLTSMENLRQGVGLHAYGQRDPLVMYRTEGHQKFQDMMATIQHDIVHTVFHATLLEGRPAPSNRAASMNRSPMAAAAGRQAPEPVGAGAGRKVGRNDPCPCGSGVKYKRCHGAA
- a CDS encoding ribose-phosphate pyrophosphokinase is translated as MPYLEEMKIFSGNSHTSLAEDVCEYVEMPLGRARVTKFSNDNTFVQYEENIRQQDVFIIQPFSYPVNDTIMELLIMIDAAKRASAGRITAVIPYYAYGRTDKKDQPRVPITARLLADLLTVAGANRVVTVDMHAGQIQGFFNIPVDELTALPLLTDYFRRKDLEDPVVVAVDIGISKRARDMATKLGAPLAIIEKRRLDNHDHTEVMNVIGDVRGRTAITFDDETGTGGSLQLAVNAALDAGAREVYSCSTHGVFTSPAVDRINGMGIREMVVTDTLPTACSTNVPKIKVLSVASLLGEAICRIHEGRSVGELFSD